One segment of Syntrophorhabdales bacterium DNA contains the following:
- a CDS encoding 4Fe-4S binding protein: MRLKRKIIEIDEKKCSGCGLCATACAEGAIELKDGKARLVSEVYCDGLGACLGECPEGALTVIERESEEFNPEAVEEYLKHKSQPEKAEQPMACGCPSQHIQMFAKDREAPLHRPSDLKSSRTASSLSHWPVQIKLVPAKAPFLQGADLLIAADCTSVAYPDFHSRLLPGKAVLIGCPKFDNIEEYLQKFVDIFRQASIRSITVVDMEVPCCSKLPALVRRALELSGQNIPLSEIVISVRGEILEQSRKIA; the protein is encoded by the coding sequence ATGAGACTAAAGCGAAAGATCATAGAGATCGATGAAAAGAAATGTTCGGGTTGTGGCCTTTGCGCAACAGCGTGCGCCGAGGGTGCCATCGAGCTTAAAGATGGTAAAGCACGGCTCGTATCTGAGGTATACTGCGACGGACTCGGCGCCTGTCTCGGCGAGTGTCCCGAGGGTGCACTCACCGTCATAGAGCGGGAGTCAGAGGAATTTAACCCTGAGGCTGTTGAAGAGTATCTCAAGCACAAGAGCCAGCCGGAAAAGGCCGAGCAGCCGATGGCCTGTGGTTGTCCCTCCCAGCACATCCAGATGTTTGCAAAAGACCGGGAAGCGCCGTTACACAGGCCTTCGGATCTAAAGAGCAGCAGAACAGCTTCTTCCCTCAGCCACTGGCCCGTGCAGATAAAACTGGTGCCGGCGAAAGCTCCTTTTCTTCAAGGCGCTGATCTGCTCATTGCAGCGGATTGTACTTCCGTCGCCTACCCTGACTTTCACTCAAGACTTCTTCCGGGAAAGGCCGTGCTCATAGGCTGCCCTAAGTTTGACAATATCGAGGAGTACCTCCAGAAGTTCGTGGACATCTTCAGGCAGGCCTCCATCAGGAGCATCACTGTCGTTGACATGGAGGTTCCGTGCTGCTCTAAGTTACCTGCACTCGTGCGCCGCGCCCTCGAGTTGTCCGGCCAGAATATTCCGCTCAGCGAAATCGTTATCAGTGTAAGGGGAGAGATACTCGAGCAGAGCAGGAAAATAGCTTGA
- a CDS encoding PAS domain S-box protein has protein sequence MSQVKILVVEDESVVAKDIQWSLKSLGYNICGWASSGEEALEKVETLKPDLVLMDIVLKGGIDGVEAAEHVRTRFDIPVVYLTAYADEHTLQRAKVTEPFGYILKPFEERELHTTIEVALYKHKTERRIKQSQYWLSTTLKSISDGVITTNTEGQVTFLNLNAEALTGWKESDALGKVLDGIFTVRDSEGAPLPVKPWLQSLREGTVVGPASHLLIARNDVAIPIDYSTAPIRDERGDTIGMVLAFRDVTERKKSELLLRREKETFFAMLQKAPYGVILFEKAGRYLYVNPQFTLITGYSLKDIPSGKEWFRKAYPEANYRKKVIRAWVEDAARGRPIDRTFSVRCKNGEFRDIEMRTTVLDDGRIILTVSDITERKLAEEALRASEEKYRELVQNTNSSILRMDAMGNVTFFNEFAQQFFGYSEQEILGKHIVGTIVPEKDSSGRNLAVMIDDMIKQPEKYSVNENENMLRNGGRVWISWTNKPTFDKDGHVREILCVGNDITERKRAEEALRLQAQIIDQIHDSVISTDLAGHITIWNKGAERLFGYTSQEALSKHVSLIYPEDQYQMLQDSVMAPLRAAGGYEVELRTKKKSGEEFYVHLSLSVLRDSKGLITGIIGYHMDITEHKKLEEQLRHSQKMEAIGQLAGGIAHDFNNILTAVIGYANLLQMRLGEGNQLRSYVDQIIASSERAANLTQSLLAFGRKQILDPKAITVNEIIKSMEKLLTRLISEDIELSTHFAEKDLTVFADAAQMGQVLMNLVTNARDAMPDGGKLTIGTGLVQLDSTFVKRHGFGKPGMYAMISVSDTGVGMNDQTRQRVFEPFFTTKEVGKGTGLGLSIVYGIVKQHNGFVNVYSEIGHGSTFKVYLPLIRSAYGEEKEASTSPPVGGTETILIAEDDAEVRRLTKNVLEEFGYTVVEAVDGEDAISKFLKHKRKVDLVMLDVVMPRKNGKEVYQYVRKIRPDIKALFTSGYTADVIHEKGVLDEGLNFVSKPVAPSELLRKIRDILDQ, from the coding sequence ATGTCACAGGTAAAGATCCTCGTGGTTGAAGATGAGAGTGTCGTCGCCAAAGACATTCAGTGGAGTCTCAAAAGCCTGGGCTATAACATTTGCGGATGGGCTTCGTCCGGAGAAGAAGCATTAGAGAAGGTGGAGACTCTCAAGCCTGATCTTGTGCTGATGGACATAGTCCTCAAAGGAGGTATCGACGGGGTGGAGGCAGCGGAACACGTACGCACCCGTTTCGATATCCCTGTCGTTTATCTTACCGCCTACGCTGACGAACATACGCTGCAGCGGGCAAAGGTGACAGAGCCCTTCGGGTACATTCTTAAACCATTTGAAGAGAGAGAGCTGCACACAACGATCGAGGTGGCACTTTACAAGCACAAGACAGAACGCCGTATAAAGCAAAGCCAGTACTGGCTCTCCACCACGCTCAAGTCGATCAGCGATGGCGTGATAACCACCAATACAGAGGGTCAGGTAACCTTCCTGAATCTGAATGCCGAGGCGCTCACCGGCTGGAAAGAGTCAGATGCTCTGGGAAAAGTCCTGGATGGTATCTTCACCGTAAGGGATTCGGAAGGCGCACCCCTTCCCGTGAAGCCCTGGCTTCAGAGTCTCAGGGAGGGAACCGTGGTCGGACCGGCGAGCCACCTGCTTATCGCCAGGAACGATGTTGCGATACCGATTGATTATAGTACCGCGCCCATTCGTGATGAACGGGGAGATACGATCGGCATGGTATTGGCCTTCCGGGACGTTACAGAGAGGAAGAAATCCGAGCTGTTGCTGAGGCGGGAGAAAGAAACTTTTTTTGCCATGCTCCAGAAGGCGCCCTATGGGGTTATCCTTTTTGAAAAGGCCGGAAGATACCTTTACGTGAACCCTCAATTCACGCTGATCACAGGATACTCGTTGAAGGATATACCGAGCGGGAAGGAGTGGTTTCGCAAGGCATACCCCGAGGCCAATTACAGAAAAAAGGTAATCCGTGCCTGGGTCGAGGATGCGGCGCGAGGAAGGCCGATCGATAGAACGTTCAGCGTGCGCTGCAAGAACGGCGAGTTCCGCGACATTGAAATGAGGACTACCGTGCTGGACGACGGAAGGATTATTCTCACCGTTTCCGATATCACCGAACGTAAGTTGGCAGAGGAGGCCCTGCGAGCCAGCGAAGAAAAATATCGTGAGCTTGTGCAGAACACAAACAGCAGTATCCTGCGCATGGACGCTATGGGAAATGTTACCTTCTTCAATGAGTTTGCGCAGCAATTCTTCGGTTACTCAGAGCAGGAGATACTGGGAAAGCATATCGTTGGCACCATTGTGCCGGAGAAAGATTCGTCAGGAAGAAATCTTGCTGTCATGATCGATGATATGATCAAGCAGCCTGAGAAATACAGTGTCAACGAAAATGAAAATATGCTGCGCAACGGAGGGAGGGTGTGGATCTCCTGGACGAATAAGCCGACGTTCGATAAGGACGGACACGTGAGAGAGATTCTCTGCGTGGGTAATGATATTACCGAGCGAAAACGTGCCGAAGAAGCCCTGCGGTTGCAGGCGCAGATCATCGACCAGATTCATGATTCGGTGATTTCCACCGACCTTGCCGGCCACATAACCATATGGAACAAGGGCGCGGAGCGCCTCTTTGGCTACACGAGCCAGGAAGCATTGAGTAAACACGTGTCCCTTATTTACCCTGAAGATCAGTACCAGATGCTGCAGGACTCAGTCATGGCTCCTCTCAGGGCTGCGGGTGGCTACGAAGTGGAGCTTCGCACGAAAAAGAAATCGGGCGAAGAGTTTTACGTCCACCTGTCCCTTTCTGTTCTGCGTGACAGCAAGGGACTGATCACCGGCATAATCGGTTACCACATGGACATAACCGAACACAAGAAGCTGGAAGAACAACTCCGCCACTCACAGAAGATGGAAGCCATAGGGCAGCTGGCAGGAGGCATTGCCCATGACTTCAATAACATCCTTACGGCGGTCATCGGTTATGCCAATCTGCTGCAGATGCGCCTGGGAGAGGGAAATCAACTGCGGAGTTACGTGGATCAGATCATTGCGTCGTCAGAGCGTGCGGCGAACCTGACCCAGAGCCTGCTCGCCTTCGGCAGAAAGCAGATACTTGATCCCAAGGCGATCACGGTTAACGAGATAATCAAGAGCATGGAGAAGCTCCTCACACGTCTCATCTCTGAAGATATCGAGCTCAGTACGCACTTTGCCGAGAAAGACCTCACAGTGTTTGCGGATGCTGCGCAAATGGGGCAGGTCTTGATGAACCTCGTGACCAACGCCAGGGATGCCATGCCCGATGGAGGGAAGTTGACGATCGGCACCGGTCTTGTCCAGCTGGATAGCACCTTTGTCAAGAGGCACGGTTTCGGAAAACCCGGAATGTACGCCATGATCTCGGTCTCCGATACCGGCGTTGGCATGAACGATCAAACGAGGCAACGGGTGTTTGAGCCTTTTTTTACCACCAAAGAGGTGGGCAAGGGGACTGGCCTCGGTCTTTCGATCGTGTACGGCATAGTGAAGCAGCACAATGGTTTTGTGAACGTCTATAGCGAGATTGGACACGGGAGTACCTTTAAGGTGTACCTGCCGCTCATCCGGTCTGCGTACGGCGAGGAGAAAGAGGCGTCAACCTCCCCGCCGGTCGGTGGAACAGAGACAATCCTCATAGCGGAGGATGACGCAGAGGTTCGGCGGCTGACAAAGAATGTCCTGGAGGAATTCGGCTACACGGTGGTGGAGGCAGTGGACGGCGAAGACGCAATTTCAAAATTTTTGAAGCACAAAAGAAAAGTGGACCTTGTCATGCTGGATGTCGTGATGCCGCGGAAGAACGGAAAAGAAGTATACCAGTATGTCAGGAAGATACGACCAGATATAAAGGCCCTGTTTACGAGCGGCTACACCGCCGACGTAATACATGAGAAGGGCGTACTGGACGAAGGACTCAACTTCGTCTCGAAGCCGGTTGCGCCGAGTGAGTTGCTGAGGAAGATCAGAGACATCCTGGACCAATAG